A stretch of DNA from Syntrophales bacterium:
TTAAGAGATGCATTAAATGAAATGGTTATTGCTTACCAACAACAAAAAAAGGAAATACCATTGGGCGATAGTTTAATCGAACAAGTTCCTGTAGAGGTAGGCAATGTCAGTCAAGCGGTCTGATCTCATCAAATACCTCGAGAAAAACGGATTCTATCTCCTGCGTGAAGGCGGCAATCATTCAATATTGATGGACTCGTGAAAAGTCATAAACGGTGCTCTTTGTCATCCTGAACTTGTTTCAGGATCTCACTTGTTTCAGCATCTCATCATTTCAATGAGTTAGAGACCCTGA
This window harbors:
- a CDS encoding type II toxin-antitoxin system HicB family antitoxin, with the protein product MLRNYTAKYTKIASGYMGQLIEWPEVVTEGKDIEECRMMLRDALNEMVIAYQQQKKEIPLGDSLIEQVPVEVGNVSQAV